The Malus domestica chromosome 13, GDT2T_hap1 genome includes a window with the following:
- the LOC103444916 gene encoding vacuolar protein sorting 38-like isoform X1 produces MERDRAQPAEPKKSDVENVKVIEWEEFEQEIVRLWSLSSALSEAQEKKQSIQRNLESLIEVEAESLRRSNELEEMQLKLEARKMVMGNMSRHSMLAVEDTKKKEEQLSIELRSLLVAGTALSVARKRLEESNQLPSSDKGYVHLKNLQKMLRRRQQHMISQVSLLYPVKFTMGPAQEQELESFPNTSRSGNSARFKPANQGTLTILGLHLTMLPFKMMSFFTDKKEVQRSATALGYVGHAVLLIASYLKVPLRYPLRLGGSHSYIIDYGPSVEPTSSDVSSHTVVSTDVKHVEFPLFLDGQDTTRAAYALFLLNKDLEQLLNYIGVKSLGPRHVLANLKELVRTIQSVDYIYT; encoded by the exons ATGGAACGAGATCGAGCCCAGCCTGCAGAGCCGAAGAAGAGCGATGTCGAAAATGTGAAGGTGATCGAATGGGAGGAATTCGAGCAAGAGATTGTAAGGTTATGGAGTCTTTCTTCTGCTCTCAGCGAAGCTCAGGAGAAGAAGCAGAGTATTCAGCGGAATCTCGAGTCTCTCATTGAG GTTGAAGCTGAGTCATTGAGACGCTCAAATGAGCTTGAGGAGATGCAGCTGAAACTGGAGGCCAGAAAAATGGTGATGGGAAACATGTCAAGGCATTCTATGCTTGCTGTGGAGgatacaaaaaagaaagaggaGCAACTTAGTATAGAGCTTAGGTCACTTTTGGTTGCTGGGACAGCTCTATCTGTTGCTAGGAAGCGGTTGGAG GAGTCAAATCAGCTACCATCCAGTGACAAGGGGTATGTTCATCTTAAAAACTTGCAAAAGATGCTAAGAAGGCGACAACAGCATATGATATCACAAGTTTCATTGCTATATCCTGTAAAGTTCACTATGGGTCCTGCACAAGAACAGGAACTTGAATCATTTCCTAACACTAGTAGATCAG GTAATTCTGCTCGATTTAAACCTGCAAATCAAGGAACATTGACAATTTTAGGTCTCCATTTGACAATGCTGCCTTTTAAAATGATGAGTTTTTTCACTGACAAAAAGGAGGTTCAGAGGTCTGCAACAGCCCTGGGATATGTCGGCCAT GCTGTCTTACTTATAGCTTCATACTTAAAAGTTCCATTGCGTTATCCATTGCGTTTGGGTGGTTCCCATTCCTATATTATTGATTATGGACCATCCGTGGAGCCTACTTCATCTGATGTGTCGTCACATACAGTGGTTTCAACGGATGTGAAGCATGTGGAGTTCCCTCTCTTTCTAGATGGCCAAGACACAACAAGAGCCGCATATGCTCTATTCTTACTAAACAAG GATTTGGAGCAGCTTTTGAATTACATTGGCGTTAAGAGCTTAGGACCGCGCCATGTCCTAGCCAATTTGAAGGAGCTTGTAAGGACAATTCAGTCTGTAGATTATATATATACGTGA
- the LOC103444916 gene encoding vacuolar protein sorting 38-like isoform X2 translates to MQLKLEARKMVMGNMSRHSMLAVEDTKKKEEQLSIELRSLLVAGTALSVARKRLEESNQLPSSDKGYVHLKNLQKMLRRRQQHMISQVSLLYPVKFTMGPAQEQELESFPNTSRSGNSARFKPANQGTLTILGLHLTMLPFKMMSFFTDKKEVQRSATALGYVGHAVLLIASYLKVPLRYPLRLGGSHSYIIDYGPSVEPTSSDVSSHTVVSTDVKHVEFPLFLDGQDTTRAAYALFLLNKDLEQLLNYIGVKSLGPRHVLANLKELVRTIQSVDYIYT, encoded by the exons ATGCAGCTGAAACTGGAGGCCAGAAAAATGGTGATGGGAAACATGTCAAGGCATTCTATGCTTGCTGTGGAGgatacaaaaaagaaagaggaGCAACTTAGTATAGAGCTTAGGTCACTTTTGGTTGCTGGGACAGCTCTATCTGTTGCTAGGAAGCGGTTGGAG GAGTCAAATCAGCTACCATCCAGTGACAAGGGGTATGTTCATCTTAAAAACTTGCAAAAGATGCTAAGAAGGCGACAACAGCATATGATATCACAAGTTTCATTGCTATATCCTGTAAAGTTCACTATGGGTCCTGCACAAGAACAGGAACTTGAATCATTTCCTAACACTAGTAGATCAG GTAATTCTGCTCGATTTAAACCTGCAAATCAAGGAACATTGACAATTTTAGGTCTCCATTTGACAATGCTGCCTTTTAAAATGATGAGTTTTTTCACTGACAAAAAGGAGGTTCAGAGGTCTGCAACAGCCCTGGGATATGTCGGCCAT GCTGTCTTACTTATAGCTTCATACTTAAAAGTTCCATTGCGTTATCCATTGCGTTTGGGTGGTTCCCATTCCTATATTATTGATTATGGACCATCCGTGGAGCCTACTTCATCTGATGTGTCGTCACATACAGTGGTTTCAACGGATGTGAAGCATGTGGAGTTCCCTCTCTTTCTAGATGGCCAAGACACAACAAGAGCCGCATATGCTCTATTCTTACTAAACAAG GATTTGGAGCAGCTTTTGAATTACATTGGCGTTAAGAGCTTAGGACCGCGCCATGTCCTAGCCAATTTGAAGGAGCTTGTAAGGACAATTCAGTCTGTAGATTATATATATACGTGA